A genomic segment from Nicotiana sylvestris chromosome 1, ASM39365v2, whole genome shotgun sequence encodes:
- the LOC104232786 gene encoding uncharacterized protein, protein MQAEMDRKLQEEREQAVELQRNLEEQMAVELSRKLEDDRFELQRKLEEYRAELQKKLEKERAHMNLQLDKRFQEQMATMMARIQKEQRTSTMKK, encoded by the coding sequence ATGCAAGCTGAAATGGACAGAAAATTACAAGAAGAACGTGAACAAGCTGTTGAGTTGCAAAGAAATTTAGAAGAACAAATGGCTGTTGAATTGTCACGGAAGCTAGAAGATGATCGTTTTGAGTTACAAAGAAAGCTAGAAGAATATCGTGCTGAGTTACAAAAGAAACTAGAAAAGGAGCGTGCACACATGAATCTACAACTTGACAAAAGATTTCAAGAGCAGATGGCTACGATGATGGCTAGAATTCAAAAG